From Phaeodactylum tricornutum CCAP 1055/1 chromosome 11, complete sequence, one genomic window encodes:
- a CDS encoding predicted protein, which produces MVDDHHDKDMTLEERLAWLWDRGIQVTTPEERKVSQMANVMRQADTVSNAEVSYVLIPADTSKPLQELNFRPDTLPGDRLVEHLKPAFAREAQSVDIGLLQQQATQTLAASPDTPSTVSDATLRQVASEANVETFHLVHASATNQYTDVVIYLDEVGFNPAPQFYGDIFIGRLQRKPTLRHKSFVLGIDTAPDAPWLQAATLENLQRQMELNRMTGRSDTQLAVAGDGQMKQEDGFSWVQTEEELEVVIPLPVKTQSKDVNVVFRPESLKATSFGKDLVMVPLFERVDVDGCTWTLESNDECRKLVVTMEKVESAFWPRIKD; this is translated from the exons ATGGTAGATGACCATCACGACAAAGACATGACGTTGGAGGAGCGCTTGGCATGGCTTTGGGACCGG GGTATCCAGGTGACAACTCCTGAGGAACGAAAAGTTTCTCAAATGGCCAATGTGATGCGCCAGGCTGATACGGTATCGAACGCGGAGGTTTCGTATGTGCTTATTCCAGCAGATACTTCTAAACCTCTGCAAGAGTTGAATTTCCGACCCGACACTTTACCGGGTGATAGACTTGTGGAACACCTGAAACCGGCGTTCGCTCGAGAAGCGCAAAGTGTTGACATTGGCTTACTTCAACAACAAGCGACACAAACGCTGGCTGCTTCCCCGGATACACCTAGCACGGTGTCGGATGCCACCCTACGGCAAGTCGCTTCCGAAGCCAACGTCGAGACTTTTCATTTGGTACATGCGTCGGCTACGAATCAATACACTGACGTTGTAATTTACTTGGATGAAGTCG GCTTCAATCCAGCACCCCAGTTTTACGGCGACATATTTATTGGTCGCTTGCAGCGGAAGCCTACTTTGCGTCATAAATCGTTTGTGCTGGGAATCGATACTGCGCCGGATGCACCGTGGTTGCAAGCAGCGACCTTGGAGAACCTCCAGCGTCAAATGGAACTCAACCGAATGACGGGACGCAGCGATACACAATTAGCAGTAGCCGGCGACGGCCAAATGAAGCAAGAGGATGGCTTTTCTTGGGTgcaaacggaagaagaattggaagtTGTGATTCCACTTCCAGTGAAGACCCAGTCGAAAGACGTCAATGTTGTATTTCGACCTGAATCTCTCAAAGCTACATCCTTTGGCAAAGACCTTGTTATGGTGCCATTGTTTGAGCGAGTCGATGTCGATGGTTGTACATGGACGCTGGAATCGAATGATGAGTGCAGAAAGCTGGTAGTTACTATGGAGAAGGTCGAATCCGCTTTCTGGCCGCGCATCAAAGATTAG